Proteins found in one Seonamhaeicola sp. S2-3 genomic segment:
- the purN gene encoding phosphoribosylglycinamide formyltransferase: protein MKRVVIFASGSGSNAENLIKFFQNSDNASVIQILTNNPHAKVLERAKKLKVSTLSFNRVAFTKTHDVLNILKASKPDLIILAGFLWKFPEFILNEFPNKVINVHPALLPKFGGKGMYGMHVHQAVVANKETETGITIHYVNENYDEGATIFQAKCDVLPTDTAEDVAAKIHELEMEHFPKVVEKLLNNY from the coding sequence ATGAAACGTGTGGTAATTTTTGCGTCCGGAAGTGGATCTAATGCTGAAAATTTAATTAAGTTTTTTCAAAACAGCGATAATGCATCTGTTATTCAAATACTTACTAACAATCCTCATGCCAAAGTTTTAGAACGCGCCAAAAAACTTAAAGTAAGTACTTTATCTTTTAATAGAGTAGCATTTACAAAGACTCACGACGTTTTGAACATTTTAAAAGCCTCAAAACCAGACCTTATTATTTTGGCTGGTTTTTTATGGAAGTTTCCAGAATTTATTTTAAATGAATTTCCTAATAAGGTAATAAATGTGCACCCTGCTTTATTACCAAAATTTGGAGGAAAAGGTATGTATGGCATGCATGTACATCAAGCTGTTGTGGCTAATAAAGAGACCGAAACTGGCATTACCATACATTATGTAAACGAAAATTATGATGAAGGCGCTACTATTTTTCAAGCAAAATGCGATGTACTTCCTACTGATACTGCTGAAGATGTAGCCGCAAAAATTCATGAATTAGAGATGGAACATTTCCCTAAAGTTGTTGAGAAATTGTTAAACAACTATTAA
- a CDS encoding CYTH domain-containing protein, whose amino-acid sequence MIEIERKFLVNSNAFKKDAFKETRIIQGFLNTHKERTVRVRLKGNQGFLTVKGKSSDDGLTRFEWETKILDTDAKKLLNLCESGVIDKIRYEVQLKNHTFEIDEFFGDNEGLIIAEVELNSENETFEKPDWLGKEVTGNVKYYNSQLSKNPYCNWEK is encoded by the coding sequence ATGATAGAAATAGAACGTAAATTTTTGGTAAATTCTAATGCTTTTAAAAAAGACGCTTTTAAAGAAACTAGAATAATTCAAGGCTTTTTAAACACCCATAAAGAACGAACTGTAAGGGTAAGGTTAAAAGGGAACCAAGGTTTTTTAACCGTAAAAGGAAAATCATCAGATGATGGTTTAACACGTTTTGAATGGGAAACCAAAATATTAGATACCGATGCTAAAAAATTGTTAAATCTTTGTGAATCAGGAGTGATTGATAAAATTCGTTATGAGGTGCAGCTAAAAAATCATACTTTTGAGATAGATGAGTTTTTTGGAGATAATGAAGGCTTAATTATAGCCGAGGTTGAATTAAACTCTGAAAACGAAACCTTTGAAAAACCAGATTGGTTGGGAAAAGAAGTAACCGGAAATGTAAAATATTATAACTCTCAACTCAGTAAAAATCCTTATTGCAATTGGGAAAAATAA
- a CDS encoding endonuclease/exonuclease/phosphatase family protein produces the protein MLKIFRPIIFIINVIIILALIGIHFIIKEHTYQTSLYYYTFPLPIIIIIVLVLSVFLSKKFRKYNLYLAGIFLIIWLSRSFKIHIAENFDETDLEIVFWNASHYREFEDVFKGVGSIPDVVVLVEYHGDYLDEAKKKYPEYYFYESNEEEVGIFSKNPIQVKEVMPSKYGSSVINFETHNINFYAVDVSASIDVPRSWETDFVNKAITKKQKTLVLGDFNVPYESKFLTPIKEHFNHAFNKKGFGFRETWFYNIPLLSLDHIWVSKDLEILKTEKVSTFKSDHAIIKTVIKN, from the coding sequence ATGCTTAAAATTTTTCGCCCCATTATTTTTATTATTAATGTTATAATAATATTAGCATTAATAGGTATTCATTTTATAATCAAAGAGCATACTTACCAAACCTCTTTGTATTATTATACGTTTCCACTCCCTATCATTATCATTATAGTTTTGGTACTTTCTGTTTTCCTTAGCAAGAAATTTAGAAAGTATAATTTGTATTTAGCAGGCATTTTTTTAATTATTTGGTTAAGCAGAAGTTTTAAAATACATATAGCTGAAAATTTTGATGAAACAGATTTAGAAATTGTGTTTTGGAATGCCTCTCATTATAGAGAATTTGAAGATGTTTTTAAAGGGGTTGGAAGCATTCCTGATGTAGTGGTTTTGGTTGAATATCACGGTGATTATTTAGATGAAGCCAAAAAGAAATATCCTGAATATTATTTCTATGAAAGTAATGAAGAAGAAGTAGGTATATTTTCCAAAAACCCTATACAAGTTAAAGAGGTTATGCCATCAAAATATGGTTCTTCAGTTATTAATTTTGAAACTCATAATATTAATTTCTATGCTGTAGATGTTTCTGCAAGCATTGATGTTCCTAGAAGTTGGGAAACAGACTTTGTAAACAAAGCCATTACAAAAAAACAAAAAACCTTGGTGTTGGGCGATTTTAATGTTCCGTATGAATCGAAGTTTTTAACACCCATAAAAGAACATTTTAATCATGCTTTTAATAAAAAAGGATTTGGTTTTAGAGAAACCTGGTTTTATAATATTCCGCTATTATCTCTAGATCATATTTGGGTTTCAAAAGATTTAGAAATTTTAAAAACCGAAAAAGTAAGTACTTTTAAAAGTGATCATGCTATAATTAAAACGGTTATAAAAAACTAG
- the fabF gene encoding beta-ketoacyl-ACP synthase II — protein MELKRVVVTGLGALTPIGNTIDEYWDGLINGKSGAAPITHFDTEKFKTKFACEVKNFNVTDFIDRKEARRMDKFAQYAMIASDEAIADAKLNLEAVNKLRVGVIWGAGIGGLETFQQEVLNYAAGDGTPRFNPFFIPKMIADIAPANISIKHGFMGPNYTTVSACASSANAIFDALNSIRLGYTDVVVTGGSEAAVTIAGMGGFNAMHALSTRNDSPETASRPFDGTRDGFVLGEGAGALVLEEYEHAKARGAKIYAEVAGGGLSSDAYHMTAPHPEGLGVVEVMKNCLENAGLKPEDVDHINTHGTSTPLGDVAELKAISKVFGSHAKNININSTKSMTGHLLGAAGAIEAISSILAIEHGIVPPTINHTTVDENIDPELNLTLNKAQKRDVKVAMSNTFGFGGHNACVLFKKI, from the coding sequence ATGGAATTAAAGAGAGTTGTAGTCACAGGTTTAGGGGCTTTAACACCTATAGGTAACACCATAGATGAGTATTGGGATGGCCTAATTAATGGTAAAAGCGGTGCTGCGCCTATAACACATTTTGATACTGAAAAGTTTAAAACCAAGTTTGCATGCGAGGTAAAAAACTTTAACGTAACCGATTTTATAGATCGAAAAGAAGCCCGAAGAATGGATAAGTTTGCGCAGTATGCTATGATAGCTTCAGATGAAGCCATAGCAGATGCTAAACTAAATCTTGAAGCGGTTAATAAGTTGCGTGTTGGTGTTATTTGGGGAGCAGGTATTGGTGGTTTAGAAACTTTTCAGCAAGAAGTATTAAACTATGCTGCTGGTGACGGAACTCCAAGGTTTAATCCTTTCTTTATTCCAAAAATGATTGCTGATATTGCGCCAGCAAATATCTCCATAAAACATGGTTTTATGGGGCCAAACTACACAACAGTTTCTGCCTGTGCATCTTCTGCTAATGCTATTTTTGATGCCTTAAACTCAATTCGTTTAGGGTACACAGATGTAGTTGTTACCGGAGGAAGTGAAGCTGCAGTAACCATTGCCGGTATGGGAGGCTTTAACGCAATGCATGCACTATCAACTAGAAATGACAGTCCTGAAACAGCTTCAAGACCTTTTGATGGAACCCGAGATGGTTTTGTTTTAGGTGAAGGTGCAGGCGCTTTAGTTTTAGAAGAATATGAGCATGCTAAAGCAAGAGGAGCAAAAATTTATGCTGAAGTTGCAGGTGGAGGATTATCTTCAGATGCATATCACATGACAGCGCCTCATCCAGAAGGGCTTGGTGTAGTAGAGGTGATGAAAAATTGTTTAGAAAATGCAGGGCTAAAACCAGAAGATGTAGACCATATTAATACTCATGGAACATCTACTCCTTTGGGAGACGTGGCAGAACTTAAGGCCATTTCAAAAGTATTTGGTAGTCATGCTAAAAACATAAATATTAATTCAACAAAATCAATGACAGGGCACCTGTTAGGTGCGGCTGGAGCTATTGAGGCCATCTCAAGTATTTTAGCTATAGAGCATGGTATAGTACCTCCAACAATTAATCACACTACGGTTGATGAAAATATTGATCCAGAATTAAATTTAACTCTAAACAAAGCTCAAAAGCGCGATGTTAAAGTAGCAATGAGTAATACATTTGGATTTGGCGGGCACAACGCTTGTGTATTATTCAAGAAAATATAG
- a CDS encoding YciI family protein produces MMKKLLITLSVLACFMSCKEAPKTNSTDANDKIDIEVDSTKIDVVEETPVKKTTQQIKEELTSKGFKVFDYVDEKTQDTILMQQYFMAFLKRGPIRNQNEEEAALIQEGHLAHLGKMYELGYADISGPFGDDGDIRGITIYNVPTLKMADSLAKSDPAVKAGRIEVEIHPWYAAKGFPLR; encoded by the coding sequence ATGATGAAAAAACTATTAATAACTCTATCTGTTTTAGCTTGTTTCATGTCTTGTAAAGAAGCACCTAAAACAAATTCAACAGACGCTAATGACAAGATTGATATAGAAGTAGATTCAACTAAAATAGACGTTGTTGAAGAAACTCCAGTTAAAAAAACAACCCAGCAAATAAAAGAAGAACTTACCTCAAAAGGTTTTAAGGTTTTTGATTATGTAGATGAAAAAACGCAAGATACTATCTTAATGCAACAATATTTTATGGCTTTTTTAAAACGAGGTCCCATTAGAAATCAAAACGAAGAAGAGGCAGCACTTATTCAAGAAGGACATTTAGCACATTTAGGTAAAATGTACGAGTTAGGTTATGCCGATATTTCTGGGCCATTTGGTGATGATGGTGATATTAGAGGTATAACCATTTACAACGTGCCAACCCTAAAAATGGCAGATAGTTTAGCAAAATCTGACCCAGCCGTTAAAGCTGGAAGAATAGAAGTTGAAATTCATCCGTGGTACGCAGCAAAAGGCTTTCCGTTACGCTAA
- a CDS encoding acyl carrier protein, whose amino-acid sequence MSDIASRVKAIIVDKLGVDENEVVAEASFTNDLGADSLDTVELIMEFEKEFDIQIPDDQAENIATVGQAISYIEAAK is encoded by the coding sequence ATGTCAGACATTGCATCAAGAGTTAAAGCTATTATCGTAGACAAATTAGGAGTTGATGAAAACGAAGTTGTTGCAGAAGCTAGCTTCACTAACGATTTAGGAGCAGACTCATTAGATACTGTAGAACTAATTATGGAATTCGAAAAAGAATTCGATATTCAAATCCCAGACGATCAAGCTGAAAATATTGCAACAGTTGGTCAAGCTATTTCTTATATAGAAGCTGCAAAATAA
- a CDS encoding IPExxxVDY family protein, with amino-acid sequence MAIHKLVFDDVEEDLFTLIAIHCTLEDYRLAYLLNKFLGITLIRKPLDLDFQNGELTYSIYEWEDCKQQTIWNLVSNVCKTEDYRQGNSNSLFSLQEKTTKINYLLPEYKTVNYFLKIDNEFNFNKEKYIIDSILKIPQVATAYSIKSDKLKSKDHLIFS; translated from the coding sequence ATGGCAATTCATAAACTTGTTTTTGATGATGTTGAAGAAGACCTATTTACTTTAATTGCAATACATTGCACCCTTGAAGATTATAGGTTAGCTTATCTCTTGAACAAATTTTTAGGAATTACTTTAATTAGAAAACCATTAGATTTAGATTTTCAAAATGGAGAATTAACCTATTCTATTTATGAGTGGGAAGATTGCAAACAACAAACCATTTGGAATTTAGTATCTAACGTATGTAAAACGGAAGATTATAGACAAGGTAACAGTAATTCATTATTTAGTTTACAAGAAAAAACAACTAAAATAAATTACCTATTACCAGAATATAAAACCGTTAATTATTTTTTAAAAATAGATAACGAGTTCAATTTTAATAAAGAAAAATATATTATAGATAGTATATTAAAAATACCACAGGTGGCAACTGCCTACAGTATTAAATCTGATAAATTGAAATCTAAAGATCATTTAATTTTTAGCTAA
- a CDS encoding TonB-dependent receptor plug domain-containing protein gives MAKSLFSLIAICFSLSALSQNSTLSGYVLFDNNKPALGATIVVQNSSLKQETSAGINGEFVFKNLPFGNYSLTISSLNAKSVTKQIQLNSTNKSVNVILEITDYQALSEVLIQTETEKRKTETKGFSVNLIETKEASLRNVQTNELLNATVGVKLRQNGGLGSNVEYSLNGLSGNSVTIFIDGIPMSMYGSSFNLNSIPPALIERVEVYKGVIPGHLADDALGGAINIVLKKGTKTSLNASVSYGSFNTFQANINGLYRFEKSGFTVKTSAFHNYSDNDYKISGPTIVDIGIGGVETPITTRRFYDAYRSTGGILNIGYTDVKWADQFFIGVTASDDYKQVQHGAFVTRRPYKGRFLESDAVLANLVYLKKDLFVNGLDVNVTGVFGERNRIVNDTTAIAYSWTGNRAIDYKGDEYEYTWGAQNEQGPTLLHIKRNVSSIRAGVSYKINSNHKILVNHFYSGLDREDSDEMVSLLENTFQQTSDLYKNITSLSYELNALKNKLKLNVFGKHYRQKVLNTSPEFNDDETEVIETVYKSDKNYNGFGLAGSYAFKPTFTLLASAEKAIRLPSEIEVFGDAGDNVIANLTVKPEISKNFNLGFRFGKYSIKEHDFTISTNLFARNIQDLIGLPASSEDSWENDELVQYANFDSETTSKGVEFQFSYNFKNNFGLNFNLSRLTLEYTNRYGNTVDIPNTPLFTMNGSLRYSFKNIIQNKSRLNLYYSNYFTDEFLYLNPPGDSNTGYDEFVIPSQFIQDLGCSYIFPNKKLVLSFDAKNIFDKAAYDNMSVQKPGRAFYVKLNYSINKF, from the coding sequence TTGGCAAAGTCGTTATTTTCTTTAATTGCAATTTGTTTTAGTTTAAGTGCATTATCTCAAAATAGCACACTTTCTGGTTATGTTTTATTTGACAATAATAAACCTGCTTTAGGCGCAACAATAGTTGTTCAAAACAGCTCTTTAAAACAAGAAACTTCAGCAGGAATTAATGGTGAATTTGTATTTAAAAACCTTCCTTTTGGTAATTATTCACTAACTATAAGTTCGCTTAATGCTAAAAGCGTAACGAAACAAATTCAACTAAATAGCACAAACAAATCTGTTAATGTTATACTAGAAATAACAGATTATCAAGCCCTAAGTGAAGTATTAATACAAACAGAAACAGAAAAACGAAAAACGGAAACCAAAGGTTTTTCTGTAAATCTTATTGAAACCAAAGAAGCAAGTTTAAGAAACGTTCAAACCAATGAACTTTTAAACGCAACAGTTGGCGTAAAACTTAGGCAAAATGGCGGTTTAGGGTCTAATGTTGAATACAGTTTAAATGGTTTATCTGGCAACTCTGTAACCATTTTTATAGATGGTATTCCTATGTCTATGTACGGGTCATCGTTTAACTTAAACAGTATTCCGCCTGCATTAATAGAACGTGTTGAAGTTTACAAAGGTGTAATTCCTGGGCATTTGGCCGATGATGCACTAGGTGGCGCTATAAATATTGTTTTAAAAAAAGGAACTAAAACAAGTTTAAACGCATCGGTTTCTTATGGTTCTTTTAATACTTTTCAGGCTAATATAAATGGTCTTTATCGTTTTGAAAAGTCGGGATTTACGGTAAAAACCTCAGCATTTCATAATTATTCTGACAACGATTATAAAATTTCAGGACCAACTATTGTAGATATTGGTATTGGAGGGGTAGAAACCCCTATTACAACGAGACGCTTTTATGATGCTTATCGCTCAACGGGCGGTATATTAAACATAGGTTATACTGATGTTAAATGGGCTGACCAATTTTTTATTGGAGTAACTGCATCTGATGATTATAAACAAGTGCAACATGGTGCTTTTGTAACCAGACGCCCTTACAAAGGCCGGTTTTTAGAGTCTGATGCCGTATTAGCCAATTTAGTTTATTTAAAAAAAGATTTATTTGTTAACGGCTTAGATGTAAATGTTACTGGGGTATTTGGTGAACGAAACAGAATAGTTAATGATACCACCGCCATTGCTTATAGTTGGACAGGTAATAGAGCTATAGATTACAAAGGTGATGAATATGAATATACTTGGGGCGCGCAAAATGAGCAAGGACCAACACTACTTCATATAAAGCGAAATGTGTCATCTATTAGAGCTGGGGTTTCTTATAAAATAAACAGTAATCATAAAATTTTAGTGAACCATTTTTATAGTGGTTTAGATCGTGAAGATTCTGATGAAATGGTGTCTTTACTTGAAAACACATTTCAGCAAACCAGCGATTTATACAAAAATATAACCTCATTAAGTTACGAATTAAATGCACTTAAAAACAAACTAAAACTTAATGTTTTTGGTAAACACTACAGACAAAAAGTACTAAACACATCACCCGAATTTAACGATGACGAAACAGAAGTTATTGAAACCGTTTATAAAAGCGATAAAAACTACAATGGTTTTGGGCTAGCAGGGTCTTATGCCTTTAAACCAACATTTACCCTGTTGGCTTCGGCCGAAAAAGCCATTAGGCTACCAAGTGAAATAGAAGTTTTTGGTGATGCTGGAGATAATGTTATTGCTAACCTTACAGTAAAACCAGAAATTAGTAAAAATTTCAATTTAGGATTTCGCTTCGGAAAATATTCTATTAAAGAACACGATTTTACAATTTCTACCAACCTATTTGCTAGAAACATACAAGATTTAATTGGGCTACCCGCAAGCAGTGAAGATAGCTGGGAAAACGATGAACTAGTACAATACGCTAATTTTGATAGTGAAACTACTTCTAAAGGTGTCGAGTTTCAATTTAGTTATAATTTTAAAAATAACTTCGGGTTAAATTTTAATCTGTCACGCTTAACTTTAGAATATACAAATAGGTATGGCAACACAGTTGATATTCCTAATACGCCGTTATTTACCATGAATGGTAGCTTACGTTATTCATTTAAAAATATCATCCAAAATAAATCTCGATTAAATCTTTATTACAGCAACTACTTTACTGATGAGTTTTTGTATTTAAATCCACCAGGAGATAGTAATACGGGCTATGATGAATTTGTAATCCCTAGCCAATTTATTCAAGATTTAGGTTGTAGCTACATATTTCCTAATAAAAAACTGGTGCTAAGCTTTGACGCCAAAAATATATTTGATAAAGCGGCCTACGATAACATGTCGGTACAAAAACCAGGACGTGCTTTTTATGTAAAACTAAATTATTCAATCAATAAATTTTAA
- the dinB gene encoding DNA polymerase IV codes for MYVDLPIRKIIHVDMDAFYASVEQMDNPKLKGKPIAVGGGGKRGVVSAASYEARTFGVKSAMSGRLAAKLCPELIFVKPNFERYSEISKRIRKIFFDYTDLVEPLSLDEAYLDVTENKKGNPSATLIAKEIRDRILNEIGLTASAGISINKFIAKIASDYNKPNGQKTVNPEEVIEFLEQLDIRKFYGVGKVTAEKMYQKGIFTGADLKQKSLEYLDANFGKSGRYYYHIVRGIHTSEVKPHRTRKSLAAERTFSENLSSEVFMLDKLDHIATEVSKRLTKSNVAGKTVTLKIKYSDFTLQTRSKTLPYFINDKSVILETAKELLYQEKLQNSVRLLGISLSNLNTEKPKKTQEKKSISVQLKFGF; via the coding sequence ATGTATGTGGATTTACCAATACGAAAAATTATTCATGTTGATATGGATGCGTTTTATGCCTCTGTTGAGCAAATGGACAACCCTAAATTAAAAGGAAAACCCATTGCTGTTGGTGGTGGCGGTAAGCGTGGTGTGGTAAGTGCCGCTAGTTATGAAGCCAGAACATTTGGTGTTAAAAGTGCCATGTCTGGTAGATTAGCAGCAAAATTGTGTCCTGAACTTATTTTTGTAAAACCTAATTTTGAGCGCTATTCTGAAATTTCTAAGCGTATTAGAAAAATATTTTTTGATTATACAGATTTAGTAGAGCCTCTCTCATTAGACGAAGCTTACTTAGATGTTACTGAAAACAAAAAAGGCAACCCAAGTGCTACCCTAATTGCAAAAGAAATTAGAGATAGAATTTTAAACGAAATTGGATTAACGGCTTCGGCTGGTATTTCTATTAATAAATTTATTGCCAAAATTGCAAGCGATTACAATAAACCTAACGGACAAAAAACGGTTAACCCAGAAGAAGTAATAGAATTTTTAGAGCAACTAGACATTAGAAAGTTTTACGGCGTTGGCAAAGTAACGGCCGAAAAAATGTACCAAAAAGGTATTTTTACTGGTGCTGATTTAAAACAAAAATCATTAGAGTATTTAGATGCCAATTTTGGTAAATCTGGCAGGTATTATTACCACATTGTAAGAGGTATTCACACTAGCGAAGTTAAACCCCACCGTACTAGAAAAAGTTTAGCTGCCGAACGTACATTTAGTGAAAACCTATCTAGCGAAGTTTTTATGCTAGATAAATTAGACCACATTGCCACAGAAGTTTCAAAACGCTTAACAAAGAGTAATGTAGCAGGTAAAACAGTAACCCTAAAAATTAAATACAGTGATTTTACGTTGCAAACTCGCAGCAAAACACTACCATATTTTATAAACGATAAAAGTGTAATATTAGAAACTGCTAAGGAGTTATTATACCAAGAAAAACTACAAAATTCTGTAAGGCTTTTAGGCATTTCATTATCAAATTTAAATACAGAAAAGCCAAAAAAAACACAAGAGAAAAAAAGCATAAGTGTACAATTAAAATTTGGATTTTAA
- the rnc gene encoding ribonuclease III, protein MEITKIVGFKPKNIEYFKTAFTHRSMNIKDDEGNAINYERLEFLGDAMLSAVIASHLYQEAPGGDEGYLTKMRSKVVSREHLNELGRELKLIDLVESKIPAGQFGDNIHGNLFEALVGAIFLDRGYKYCEKFIFKRVIIPKVDIEKLEGKVISYKSLLIEWCQKEKKTFGYNVYEDTGNDDVRHFSVKLSIDQKVVAKARATSKKKAEEKASKRAFFAFQNKISKML, encoded by the coding sequence ATGGAAATAACTAAAATTGTAGGATTCAAGCCTAAAAATATTGAATACTTCAAAACGGCATTTACACATCGTTCTATGAATATAAAGGATGATGAAGGAAACGCTATAAATTATGAACGTCTAGAGTTTTTAGGTGATGCTATGCTAAGTGCTGTTATAGCTTCTCATTTATATCAGGAAGCACCAGGAGGAGATGAAGGTTATTTAACAAAAATGCGCTCTAAAGTGGTAAGTAGAGAGCATTTAAATGAATTGGGTAGAGAATTAAAACTAATTGATTTAGTAGAAAGTAAAATACCTGCCGGACAATTTGGAGATAATATTCACGGCAATTTATTTGAAGCTTTAGTAGGAGCCATATTTTTAGACCGAGGTTATAAATATTGCGAAAAATTTATCTTTAAACGGGTTATTATCCCTAAGGTAGATATTGAAAAGCTAGAGGGGAAAGTTATTAGCTATAAAAGTTTACTTATAGAATGGTGCCAAAAAGAAAAGAAAACCTTTGGTTACAATGTATATGAAGATACCGGAAACGATGATGTAAGACATTTTTCAGTAAAATTATCTATAGACCAAAAAGTAGTAGCAAAGGCTAGAGCAACTTCAAAGAAAAAAGCCGAAGAGAAAGCTTCAAAACGTGCTTTTTTTGCTTTTCAGAATAAGATTTCTAAAATGCTGTAA
- the pyk gene encoding pyruvate kinase has protein sequence MSLTKKTKIVATLGPATSSKEVLKGMLEEGANVFRINFSHADYEDVAERVKMIRELNEEYGFTAAILADLQGPKLRVGVMKEEVVVSPGDEIVFATGERFEGTKERVYMTYDRFPQDAKPGERILLDDGKLIFEVVSTDQKSEVKAKVIQGGPLKSKKGVNLPNTNISQPALTEKDINDAIFAISLDVDWIALSFVRHAEDLMQLRDLINEHSEHKIPIVAKIEKPEAIENIDKIVTHCDGIMVARGDLGVEIPAADVPLIQKQLVLRAKKARIPVIIATQMMETMISSLTPTRAEVNDVANSVMDGADAVMLSGETSVGNYPVQVISQMASILKSVENSPLIKVPQLPPHIRTNRYITKSICYHAANMANEIDAKAISTLTNSGYTAFQISAWRPSCHILVFTSNKRILTRLSLLWGVRTFYYDKFVSTDETIEDVNKIACQKGYVDVGDMLVSLAAMPIQEKGMVNTLRVTEIKSCSF, from the coding sequence ATGTCATTAACAAAAAAGACCAAAATAGTAGCCACATTAGGACCCGCAACAAGCAGTAAAGAAGTTTTAAAAGGCATGCTTGAAGAAGGGGCTAATGTTTTTAGGATAAATTTTTCTCATGCCGATTATGAGGATGTTGCCGAACGTGTAAAAATGATTCGAGAACTAAACGAAGAGTACGGTTTTACTGCTGCTATATTAGCAGATTTACAAGGGCCAAAACTTCGTGTTGGTGTTATGAAAGAAGAAGTAGTTGTAAGTCCTGGGGATGAGATTGTTTTTGCAACAGGAGAGCGTTTTGAAGGTACCAAAGAACGTGTTTACATGACTTACGACAGGTTTCCGCAAGATGCTAAACCAGGAGAACGCATTCTTTTAGATGATGGTAAACTTATTTTTGAAGTAGTTTCAACAGATCAAAAATCTGAAGTAAAAGCTAAGGTAATTCAAGGCGGACCACTTAAATCTAAAAAAGGAGTAAACTTACCTAATACCAATATATCACAACCGGCATTAACCGAAAAAGATATAAATGATGCTATTTTCGCAATTAGCCTTGATGTAGATTGGATTGCTTTATCATTTGTTCGTCATGCAGAAGATTTAATGCAGTTGAGAGATTTAATTAATGAGCACTCAGAGCATAAAATTCCTATTGTAGCTAAAATAGAAAAGCCAGAAGCTATTGAAAACATTGATAAAATAGTAACTCATTGTGATGGTATTATGGTGGCACGTGGTGATTTAGGCGTTGAAATTCCTGCAGCCGATGTTCCCTTAATTCAAAAGCAATTAGTATTGCGTGCTAAAAAAGCCAGAATTCCGGTAATTATTGCAACACAAATGATGGAAACCATGATTTCTAGTTTAACACCAACTAGAGCAGAGGTTAATGATGTTGCAAACTCGGTTATGGATGGCGCCGATGCTGTTATGCTTTCTGGAGAAACTTCCGTTGGTAATTATCCGGTACAAGTAATTAGTCAAATGGCTAGTATTTTAAAAAGTGTTGAGAATTCACCTTTAATTAAAGTACCACAATTACCACCACATATTCGTACTAACAGATATATTACTAAATCTATTTGTTATCATGCGGCAAATATGGCTAATGAAATTGATGCAAAAGCCATTTCAACCTTAACAAATAGTGGTTATACGGCGTTTCAAATTTCGGCTTGGAGACCATCATGTCATATTTTAGTTTTCACATCTAATAAACGCATATTAACCCGCCTTAGTTTACTTTGGGGAGTGCGTACTTTTTATTACGATAAGTTTGTGAGTACAGATGAAACTATTGAAGACGTTAATAAAATTGCTTGCCAAAAAGGATATGTAGATGTTGGTGATATGCTTGTAAGTTTAGCAGCAATGCCAATACAAGAAAAAGGTATGGTTAATACGTTACGTGTTACAGAAATAAAAAGCTGTAGTTTTTAA